From Paenibacillus sp. FSL H8-0537:
CTGGTATACTTCGCCTTCCGTAATCCCTCGCTCATTGAAGGCATCCACTCTGAGAAAAACCGGTTGGCCTTTGACTAAGGCCTTGACAGTCAATTGATTTACGCCAAAAATCATATGGCTGTGATACAGTTTATCCGGCGCGAATCCCCAGAGCACGTTGTATCCGATCGATTCGTCTTTATCCCACGATACGGAAAGATCAAGCTCGCTTAATTGTTCGGTTTGGACACCGCTTGTTTGCTCAGGGAGTGCTCCTTCGCCAAGCCCGAACACGCGAAGGCCGGAGATACAGGCCTGTTGGTTGTAAGGGAGTTCCTTGACCGTACAGCGGATATACCTTGCCTTGAAACCATTTTCATTGACGATGAGATCGTGGGACAGATCGGTATTCGCTTCCGATTTATCCTCAATCATGAAGTACGATATGCCGTCCACCGAGCCTTCGAGTGTCCATCTGGTGGCATGCTGACGTTCGTCGATGAATCTTCCTTCTTGAATAACGGCTCCTTCGGGTAGTTCAACGTTCAGTTGGTCATCAGCAAAATTGATTTGTACGGCATGTACAGCGCATACATGGTTCAAATCCACTTCGAGCCATTCTCCGGGAGCGGAAGAAGCTGCTTTCCACCAGGACTGGATATTCTCATCCGTCGCCTTCCAAGCTTCATTTCCTTCCACTGAGGACGAGGCACTTGCAGACTTGCCATAGGACAATAGCATCCACTCCGGATTGCTCCAAGGATTCATTCGCGACTGTTCGAGCTTGAAGGGCCAATCTCCGTAGCGCTGATTGCAATATAACTCGCCATCTTGATCGAATCCAGCAGGCCATAACCCCAATCTTCGTTCAAATATATAATTGACGCTGATACGCATCGTTGCGGAATGCCATAAGTTCCCATGCTTATCTTCCATGGTCGAACCATGACCGGCTCCTGGAATGAAACCGCCTGGCTTGTAAGAGTAAGGATTGTTGTTCGCCAGCTTAAACGGTCCCAACGGATGATCTGCCACGTAAACCCCGTCAGCATAGGTATTATACTGAGTTCCCGGAGCTGAATATTGTAAATAATATTTACCGTTATGCTTGTCCATCCATGCTCCTTCGATGTATGGATCATTGCCTACGGCCAGCCTAAGCACATTTAACTGCTCTTCCGTCATACCGGGATTCATGCTGGCGTACCCTTGAACTATACCATCTATTTCCTCTTGCGTTTTGGGTATGTGATTCTCGCCATTTCTTTCATAGCCTATAACAGAAGTATTGCCATAAATGAGTGCCAAAGACTCCCCTTTCGGCTTCATATCCTCAGCATTCAGCTCAACCCCATAGATAGGTGTTTGATTTGAGCATCCCCAATAGAAATAAATTCTGTCATCGTCATCGACGAAAAGATTCGGGTCCCAGAAAGGGAATGTTCCCTCGATTTCTTCAAAGGAACCGTTAACCGGATCAGTCGTTCTGAAAAAAG
This genomic window contains:
- a CDS encoding family 43 glycosylhydrolase; this encodes MYICNPINMEYKYQFLEQMGRVMTFRESADPSMVIFKEKYYLFPSMTAGFLVSDNLTDWAFHSLKGLPIHDYAPDVRVIGDYLYFSASHISKNCSFFRTTDPVNGSFEEIEGTFPFWDPNLFVDDDDRIYFYWGCSNQTPIYGVELNAEDMKPKGESLALIYGNTSVIGYERNGENHIPKTQEEIDGIVQGYASMNPGMTEEQLNVLRLAVGNDPYIEGAWMDKHNGKYYLQYSAPGTQYNTYADGVYVADHPLGPFKLANNNPYSYKPGGFIPGAGHGSTMEDKHGNLWHSATMRISVNYIFERRLGLWPAGFDQDGELYCNQRYGDWPFKLEQSRMNPWSNPEWMLLSYGKSASASSSVEGNEAWKATDENIQSWWKAASSAPGEWLEVDLNHVCAVHAVQINFADDQLNVELPEGAVIQEGRFIDERQHATRWTLEGSVDGISYFMIEDKSEANTDLSHDLIVNENGFKARYIRCTVKELPYNQQACISGLRVFGLGEGALPEQTSGVQTEQLSELDLSVSWDKDESIGYNVLWGFAPDKLYHSHMIFGVNQLTVKALVKGQPVFLRVDAFNERGITEGEVYQAIE